In Hymenobacter sp. DG01, one genomic interval encodes:
- a CDS encoding type II toxin-antitoxin system HipA family toxin, protein MVDLAFVRLWGQLVGAVRWDAARSLATFAYDPGFVKSGLNVAPLQMPLTARAGQVYSFPRLNPDTYHGLPGLLADALPDRFGNQLIDAWLATQGRAATDFSPVERLCYIANRGMGALEFEPQVGNVAGAGAEPVEVAALVELAQQVVGQREAFHVNLRDEKADGLAALLAVGTSAGGARPKAIIAFNEDSGEVRSGQVKAPPGFGYWLLKLDGVRDQALADPQDFGRLEYAYYLMATASGLQMSECRLYEEGPRAHFMTRRFDRTATGEKLHAQTLCALAHYDYNQPAAYSYEQAFQVMRDLRLPYTAAEQFYRRMVFNVVARNQDDHTKNISFLMDAAGQWQLAPAYDVAYAYQPGNRWTSQHQMALNGKRDGFTRADLRAVAREMNIRGADELIDDVLQQVARWPEFAATAGMSEDRTAAIASAHRQVK, encoded by the coding sequence ATGGTAGATCTCGCTTTTGTTCGCTTGTGGGGCCAGTTGGTCGGCGCCGTGCGCTGGGACGCGGCCCGGTCGTTGGCCACGTTTGCCTACGACCCCGGCTTTGTGAAGTCCGGCTTGAACGTGGCGCCGCTGCAGATGCCGCTGACGGCCCGCGCCGGCCAGGTGTATTCCTTTCCCCGCCTCAACCCCGACACCTACCACGGCCTGCCCGGGCTGCTGGCCGACGCGCTGCCGGACCGGTTCGGCAACCAGCTCATCGACGCCTGGCTGGCCACGCAGGGCCGCGCCGCTACGGACTTCTCGCCGGTGGAGCGCCTGTGCTACATCGCCAACCGCGGCATGGGTGCCCTGGAATTCGAGCCCCAGGTGGGCAACGTGGCCGGGGCGGGGGCTGAGCCCGTGGAAGTGGCTGCCCTGGTCGAGCTGGCGCAGCAGGTAGTGGGCCAGCGCGAGGCCTTCCACGTCAACCTGCGCGACGAGAAGGCCGACGGACTGGCGGCCCTACTAGCTGTAGGAACCTCGGCCGGTGGCGCCCGGCCCAAGGCCATCATTGCCTTCAACGAAGACAGTGGCGAGGTGCGCTCGGGCCAGGTAAAGGCCCCGCCCGGCTTTGGCTACTGGCTGCTCAAGCTGGACGGCGTGCGCGACCAGGCCCTGGCCGACCCCCAGGATTTCGGGCGGCTGGAGTACGCCTACTACCTCATGGCCACTGCCAGCGGCCTGCAGATGAGCGAGTGCCGCCTCTACGAGGAAGGGCCGCGGGCCCACTTCATGACCCGGCGCTTCGACCGCACGGCCACGGGCGAAAAACTGCACGCGCAGACCCTGTGCGCGCTGGCCCACTACGACTACAACCAGCCCGCCGCCTACTCCTACGAGCAGGCCTTTCAGGTCATGCGCGACCTGCGCCTGCCCTACACGGCGGCCGAGCAGTTCTACCGGCGGATGGTGTTCAACGTGGTGGCCCGCAACCAGGACGACCACACCAAGAACATCTCGTTTTTGATGGACGCCGCCGGGCAGTGGCAGCTAGCCCCGGCCTACGACGTGGCCTATGCCTACCAGCCCGGTAACCGCTGGACCAGCCAGCACCAGATGGCCCTGAACGGCAAGCGGGACGGCTTCACCCGCGCCGACCTGCGGGCCGTGGCCCGGGAGATGAACATCCGCGGGGCCGACGAGCTGATAGACGACGTGCTGCAACAGGTGGCACGGTGGCCAGAGTTTGCCGCCACGGCCGGCATGAGCGAGGACCGTACTGCCGCAATTGCCAGTGCGCACCGGCAAGTAAAGTAG
- a CDS encoding AraC family transcriptional regulator, which translates to MKIVTQSATSTLPPPAAGAVRLSIRNMVCPRCLRVVQRELEKAGLVVEGVALGAANVRMADGSPIQEHVVQEALQAYGFALVEDPRDQLVEQVKALVVELIHYTPVELQPFHTYSHFISQRIGRSYAYLSHQFSVREGLTLEKYIIRQKVERAKELLSYQDENVASVAKLLGYSSAAHLTNQFRQVTGMSPSDYQRLGPGSAGRVSLSNLV; encoded by the coding sequence ATGAAAATCGTGACACAGTCCGCCACTTCCACCCTACCGCCCCCCGCGGCCGGGGCAGTGCGCCTCTCCATCCGCAACATGGTGTGCCCCCGCTGCCTGCGGGTGGTGCAGCGCGAGCTGGAGAAGGCCGGGCTGGTGGTGGAAGGCGTAGCCCTGGGGGCGGCTAATGTGCGCATGGCTGATGGCAGTCCAATACAGGAGCACGTGGTGCAGGAAGCCCTGCAGGCCTATGGCTTTGCCCTGGTGGAGGATCCCCGCGATCAGCTGGTAGAGCAGGTGAAGGCTCTGGTGGTAGAGCTGATTCACTACACCCCGGTTGAGCTGCAGCCGTTTCACACCTATTCTCACTTCATCAGCCAGCGGATAGGGCGGTCCTACGCCTACTTGTCACACCAGTTCTCGGTGCGCGAGGGCCTGACGCTGGAGAAGTACATCATTCGCCAAAAGGTGGAGCGCGCCAAGGAGTTGCTCAGCTACCAAGATGAAAACGTAGCCAGCGTGGCCAAACTGCTCGGCTATAGCAGCGCCGCCCACCTGACCAATCAGTTCCGGCAGGTAACGGGCATGTCGCCTTCGGACTACCAGCGCTTAGGGCCGGGCAGCGCCGGGCGCGTGAGCCTTTCCAACCTTGTTTAA
- a CDS encoding DUF4396 domain-containing protein, with product MSEPLFPQYLLWIWFTLTALSVAYVAWDLFTRTPEMKVMKWGWVLVTLYTGPVGLLIYWFSCREPAPDTHEQFVAPLWKQTVGSTIHCLAGDATGIIAAAIITSWLRLPMGIDIWVEYAAGFLFGLLIFQALFMKDMLGGSYSKAIRASFYPEWVSMNAVMAGMIPTMVILMTRDMTAMEPASVRFWGIMSLATLVGALTAYPINWWLVKKQLKHGMGTERALGKGGPPPERATDPAITARTAASAAHAAHMRVAADASAPGGQHATGHHNMGGQHISASRKAAVALLSLLLLAVGYYLAAQYGDLSMRPGMPMDAMPGMDMPGHQM from the coding sequence ATGTCGGAACCACTGTTTCCGCAGTACCTGCTGTGGATTTGGTTTACCTTAACCGCCCTTTCCGTAGCCTACGTGGCCTGGGACCTGTTTACCCGCACCCCGGAAATGAAGGTGATGAAGTGGGGCTGGGTGCTGGTGACGCTCTACACCGGGCCGGTGGGCCTGCTCATTTACTGGTTTTCCTGCCGCGAGCCGGCCCCCGACACCCACGAGCAGTTTGTAGCCCCACTGTGGAAGCAAACCGTCGGCTCCACTATCCACTGCCTAGCCGGCGACGCCACCGGCATCATTGCGGCAGCCATCATTACCAGCTGGCTGCGCTTGCCCATGGGCATTGACATCTGGGTGGAGTACGCCGCCGGCTTCTTGTTTGGCTTACTTATTTTCCAGGCATTGTTTATGAAAGACATGCTGGGGGGGAGTTATAGTAAGGCCATACGGGCCTCTTTTTACCCCGAATGGGTGTCCATGAATGCGGTCATGGCTGGCATGATTCCAACTATGGTTATCCTGATGACCCGCGACATGACGGCTATGGAGCCTGCCTCCGTACGCTTCTGGGGGATTATGTCACTGGCCACCCTGGTAGGAGCCCTCACGGCTTACCCCATCAACTGGTGGCTCGTGAAAAAACAGCTTAAGCACGGCATGGGCACCGAGCGTGCTCTTGGCAAAGGTGGCCCGCCACCCGAGCGCGCCACTGACCCCGCCATCACAGCTCGCACCGCAGCCTCTGCCGCCCACGCCGCGCACATGCGCGTAGCCGCTGATGCTTCAGCGCCGGGCGGTCAGCACGCTACTGGCCACCACAACATGGGCGGTCAGCATATATCGGCATCCCGCAAGGCTGCGGTAGCCTTGCTCTCCCTGCTCCTGCTGGCCGTGGGATATTACCTGGCAGCGCAGTACGGGGACCTGTCGATGCGGCCGGGTATGCCAATGGATGCAATGCCCGGGATGGACATGCCCGGACACCAGATGTAG
- a CDS encoding metalloregulator ArsR/SmtB family transcription factor produces the protein MAASCIRVFADAAHIEHSKQRLAAAAPGIEAMAAVLALAGNEVRLKMLFLLLDQQLCVCDLADVLQMNVSAISQHLRKLRDGGVIQARKVGQTVFYSLTPAHQPLVQSLLSSVSPALTAAAV, from the coding sequence ATGGCTGCTTCCTGCATCCGCGTCTTTGCTGACGCCGCCCACATTGAACACAGCAAGCAGCGTCTGGCTGCAGCTGCGCCGGGCATCGAAGCCATGGCGGCCGTGCTCGCGCTGGCCGGCAACGAGGTGCGGTTGAAGATGCTGTTTCTGCTGCTCGACCAGCAGCTGTGCGTGTGCGACCTGGCCGATGTGCTGCAGATGAATGTGTCGGCCATCTCCCAGCACCTGCGCAAGCTCAGGGACGGCGGGGTGATTCAGGCCCGCAAAGTGGGCCAGACCGTGTTTTACTCGCTGACCCCCGCGCATCAGCCATTGGTGCAGTCGCTGCTATCATCCGTTTCACCCGCCTTGACTGCCGCTGCCGTATGA
- a CDS encoding DUF305 domain-containing protein produces the protein MLRSLRLPLLASILAFGTLTACNKDDSDGLELIKHDESVYMRNMHESMAMMEAMPKTQDPDNDYASMMIMHHQVAIKNSQEELKSGKDATMKQMAQTIIDKQQAEIAQFNAFLTGHPAHAPAVPEFNALQMMNMMQMMKAVDLRPLTGDPDFDFAQLMIDHHQAAVENSDALLKYGRENTTKALAQQIITDQKMEIKMLQDWLLANKKY, from the coding sequence ATGCTCCGTTCTCTTCGACTTCCCCTGCTTGCTTCTATCCTAGCCTTTGGCACGCTGACTGCGTGCAATAAAGATGATTCTGATGGTCTTGAACTCATCAAGCATGATGAGAGCGTTTACATGCGTAATATGCATGAGAGCATGGCCATGATGGAAGCAATGCCCAAAACGCAAGACCCCGATAACGACTATGCCAGCATGATGATTATGCACCATCAGGTGGCTATTAAAAACAGTCAGGAGGAGTTGAAAAGTGGCAAGGACGCCACTATGAAGCAGATGGCCCAGACCATCATCGACAAGCAGCAGGCGGAAATCGCCCAGTTCAATGCCTTTCTGACGGGCCACCCGGCGCATGCCCCGGCCGTGCCAGAGTTCAATGCTTTGCAGATGATGAATATGATGCAAATGATGAAGGCAGTGGACCTTCGCCCGTTAACCGGCGACCCAGACTTTGATTTTGCACAGCTCATGATTGACCACCATCAGGCCGCCGTGGAGAATTCCGATGCGCTGCTCAAGTACGGCCGCGAGAACACGACCAAGGCCCTGGCCCAGCAAATTATCACGGACCAGAAAATGGAAATCAAGATGCTGCAGGACTGGCTGCTGGCCAATAAAAAATACTAG
- a CDS encoding DUF6122 family protein — MLHIVLHVLVPAIVALVFYRPRWHRVWLVLAAGLLLDIDHVLATPMFDPTRCSINFHPLHTYWAMGIYVLLLFSPLTRVWAVGFLLHMALDYAECWQLGIRWPQ; from the coding sequence TTGCTACACATTGTACTGCATGTGCTGGTGCCCGCAATAGTAGCGCTGGTTTTTTACCGGCCGCGTTGGCACCGAGTTTGGCTGGTTCTGGCGGCCGGCCTGCTATTGGATATAGACCATGTGCTGGCCACGCCCATGTTCGACCCCACGCGGTGCAGCATCAACTTTCACCCCCTGCATACTTACTGGGCCATGGGCATTTACGTGCTCTTGCTCTTTTCGCCCCTGACGCGCGTGTGGGCCGTGGGCTTTTTATTGCATATGGCGCTGGATTATGCCGAATGCTGGCAGCTGGGTATCCGCTGGCCACAGTAA
- a CDS encoding helix-turn-helix transcriptional regulator, with protein MNWYSLSDLAILRELGSSLRQIRLNRNQSQQAVAEAAGIDRATLSQIEHGRPTSLLTFVQLLRTLEQLDLLDTLVTKAEINPLALARLAKKQRRNASPASSTPPPPPPAEW; from the coding sequence ATGAATTGGTATTCTCTTTCCGACTTGGCCATCCTGCGCGAACTGGGCAGCAGCCTGCGCCAAATTCGGCTCAACCGCAACCAGTCCCAACAAGCGGTGGCCGAGGCCGCAGGCATCGACCGGGCCACCCTGAGCCAGATTGAGCACGGCCGTCCCACCTCGCTGCTCACCTTCGTGCAGCTGCTGCGTACGCTGGAGCAGCTCGATTTGCTGGATACATTGGTGACCAAAGCGGAAATCAACCCCCTCGCGCTGGCCCGCCTCGCCAAAAAGCAGCGCCGCAACGCCTCGCCGGCTTCATCCACGCCGCCCCCGCCCCCACCCGCTGAATGGTAG
- a CDS encoding dsDNA nuclease domain-containing protein, giving the protein MSITKLYLFSKNTDATFGVRGFQYQIIKTLQTWLTNYLNNVDEVIYCDYEEDIFQRNDSIKNAKFRQVKLYKTNFSFKSEEVQKAIAHFFMLHVKSDYQDWNKEFVFEANSSVSASRGDNEADLLQRWAAGQASPSGELLAECSAKVKSFVTAYIKAQAAKLAESEDPATIADALLVLSKIQEKEWQDFTRCIRWEFAGIDPSVEFASALTGVEDLVKELPFKLSDSRQHALIGILHQVVSLKSAAPDPADRALTLAEMEHHILAGGSADEQWYLGVFEKWQPAAPAGMLYPGELLEIINAANYCRWEDSLAGHTGFWQAMLRGYISQKKALPSLRRSAVYEYLFLQMRPTGYFTPPSGTMQGSEEYIRFYFEDFRVFKDPAEFENAQSLLFLVVSAYRLRRTGVNKAEIIAWLKGFGDALADALATAPTPSARCRLLTCHIANQFFAIRSHNVAEKIAALQPLAKELVAQLPRADHFNVTHLSEQLDVYTLILVRAGLIEYEPMIDELREINLQLAPFVDERSGAHRRAKALVAKGAEYLRQDKPAYTLLALRDFHSAKDLWNNKEAAEGFMLALRQIAHLYLSLGLNLAAKYYALGAAWVCAQSDGGKLSAQVPEALALVFHADFQQGAWLGATANFEGYIQMRYSLDPEELDLRKEPTALHAVGEFSLLVYAAPQVSASFNDLVQKQLDSYPAEIRDQLITPCLESYRANVPAAELPQLLTRKLIDSPLSDGGAERTIVFRALGSLWRLTFSNTYRVVPMAEEFAAQLQILVAEVALSKVDFHLPKGEVELHLTDAKKWRAPKRLPSNKRYAWEIALRHFDSPDPEQIKRATVNVSATLMAVLDEMSVLPHAEFEAAYVALFEKSGLATKNLFANAYQRMYRYFLSAKRYNALRHKNHKAGSALPGSALPSLPAEREALQWRSDISSKYSREQAIDHIRQRFRGSTRCIHITLTRLKQRAGYDEWLQKLREEGWLDWQIVQAMANYMLTYKVTRQLKARKFASAEEYEHALRVGMGKMSQLDEQECYTVFPLEAFKTKEFSDQLEMDALFVLRSYGLENKSQTPNFEAIRDLLSVRFRLQADNTDEDNPFLLTTGDNTEFVNRLIEKDWASARSVRFVSDSDNPAEPAAIVLVFAQHHQGIDGYELLLDFYQNNQASIGLSTVGARMNLSIETEGVQESLVLRNLVYRPEELAAFQANVPADSSFMFMVGFEHQAELIMSASREPFSPLLIKDYQYEGPTTSNQIR; this is encoded by the coding sequence ATGAGCATTACAAAACTCTACCTTTTCTCCAAAAACACCGATGCTACTTTTGGTGTGAGGGGCTTTCAGTATCAAATTATCAAGACCCTTCAAACTTGGTTAACTAACTACCTGAACAATGTAGATGAGGTTATCTATTGCGACTATGAAGAAGACATTTTCCAGCGAAACGATAGCATCAAGAATGCCAAGTTCAGGCAGGTAAAGCTGTACAAAACAAACTTTTCCTTCAAGAGTGAAGAGGTGCAAAAGGCAATTGCCCACTTCTTTATGCTGCATGTTAAGTCTGACTATCAGGACTGGAACAAGGAATTTGTATTTGAAGCCAATTCGAGCGTATCCGCCAGCCGAGGAGATAACGAAGCTGACTTGCTACAGCGCTGGGCGGCAGGCCAGGCTAGCCCATCCGGCGAGCTTTTGGCCGAGTGCAGTGCCAAAGTAAAGTCGTTTGTAACGGCGTATATCAAGGCCCAAGCAGCCAAGCTTGCCGAGAGCGAAGACCCTGCTACGATTGCCGATGCGCTGCTGGTACTTTCGAAAATTCAGGAAAAGGAATGGCAAGACTTCACCCGCTGCATCCGTTGGGAGTTTGCGGGAATTGACCCCAGCGTCGAGTTCGCCTCGGCCTTAACGGGGGTGGAGGACTTGGTGAAAGAACTGCCCTTTAAACTTTCGGATAGCCGCCAACACGCCCTGATTGGCATTCTGCATCAGGTAGTCTCGCTGAAATCAGCGGCACCGGACCCGGCCGACCGAGCCCTTACGCTGGCCGAAATGGAGCACCATATCCTGGCAGGCGGCTCAGCCGATGAACAATGGTATTTGGGTGTGTTTGAAAAGTGGCAACCTGCGGCACCTGCAGGAATGCTTTATCCAGGAGAGTTGCTGGAGATAATCAACGCCGCAAATTATTGCCGTTGGGAGGATAGCCTTGCTGGGCACACCGGTTTTTGGCAGGCCATGCTGCGCGGCTATATCAGCCAGAAAAAGGCCTTGCCCAGCCTGCGGCGGAGTGCCGTGTATGAGTACCTTTTTCTTCAGATGCGGCCCACTGGCTACTTTACGCCGCCGAGTGGGACCATGCAGGGCAGCGAGGAGTATATCCGGTTTTATTTCGAAGATTTCCGTGTTTTCAAGGACCCTGCTGAGTTTGAAAATGCGCAAAGCCTGCTGTTTCTGGTCGTCAGCGCTTACCGGCTCCGCCGCACCGGCGTCAACAAGGCAGAAATTATCGCGTGGCTTAAAGGCTTTGGTGATGCCTTAGCTGATGCGCTGGCCACGGCTCCCACACCCAGCGCGCGCTGCCGACTGCTGACGTGTCACATTGCCAATCAATTCTTCGCTATCAGGTCCCACAACGTGGCCGAGAAAATAGCTGCCTTGCAGCCCCTGGCGAAGGAGTTAGTGGCCCAGCTGCCTCGGGCAGACCACTTCAATGTTACCCACCTTAGCGAACAGCTGGATGTATACACCCTGATTTTGGTGAGGGCCGGCCTCATCGAATACGAGCCGATGATTGACGAATTGCGGGAAATCAACCTGCAGCTTGCGCCGTTTGTGGACGAGCGCAGCGGTGCTCACCGCCGGGCAAAAGCGTTGGTAGCAAAGGGTGCCGAATATTTACGCCAAGACAAGCCGGCTTATACGTTGTTGGCGCTTCGTGATTTTCACAGCGCCAAGGATTTATGGAATAACAAAGAAGCGGCCGAAGGCTTTATGCTGGCCCTGCGGCAAATAGCGCACCTCTATCTGTCGTTAGGCTTGAACCTGGCCGCGAAATATTATGCGCTTGGTGCTGCGTGGGTGTGTGCCCAAAGCGACGGAGGCAAGTTGTCGGCGCAGGTACCCGAGGCCCTTGCCCTGGTTTTTCACGCTGATTTTCAGCAAGGTGCCTGGCTGGGTGCGACGGCCAATTTTGAAGGCTATATCCAAATGCGCTATAGCCTCGACCCGGAAGAGCTGGATTTGAGAAAAGAACCTACCGCGCTGCATGCCGTGGGAGAATTCTCTTTGCTCGTATACGCAGCCCCACAGGTGTCCGCTTCATTTAACGACTTGGTTCAAAAGCAGCTCGATTCCTACCCAGCGGAAATACGGGATCAGTTGATAACTCCTTGCCTGGAGTCTTACCGGGCGAACGTACCAGCAGCGGAACTGCCTCAACTCTTGACCCGGAAACTTATCGACTCGCCGCTCAGCGATGGGGGAGCGGAGCGAACCATTGTATTTCGCGCTCTGGGCTCGCTGTGGCGCCTTACTTTCTCTAATACATACCGGGTGGTACCCATGGCCGAGGAGTTTGCCGCCCAGCTACAAATCCTGGTAGCGGAAGTGGCCCTTTCAAAAGTCGACTTCCACCTCCCCAAGGGAGAGGTGGAGCTACACCTGACCGATGCCAAAAAGTGGCGGGCTCCTAAGCGGCTCCCTTCCAACAAGCGATACGCGTGGGAAATAGCGCTGCGGCACTTTGACAGTCCCGACCCGGAACAAATCAAGCGAGCGACCGTGAATGTTTCGGCCACTTTAATGGCCGTTCTCGACGAAATGAGTGTGCTGCCGCATGCTGAGTTTGAGGCGGCTTACGTAGCCCTGTTTGAAAAAAGCGGCTTGGCTACCAAAAACTTATTTGCGAATGCCTACCAACGCATGTACCGGTATTTCCTATCTGCTAAACGGTATAATGCGCTGCGGCATAAAAATCACAAAGCAGGATCTGCGTTGCCAGGATCTGCGTTGCCCAGCTTGCCGGCTGAGCGCGAGGCGCTGCAATGGAGAAGCGACATCAGCAGTAAGTACAGCCGCGAGCAAGCCATCGACCACATCCGGCAACGGTTCAGAGGTAGCACCCGCTGCATTCATATCACCCTGACACGGTTGAAGCAGCGCGCTGGCTACGACGAGTGGCTGCAAAAGCTTCGTGAGGAAGGCTGGCTGGATTGGCAGATTGTTCAAGCCATGGCCAACTACATGCTTACGTACAAGGTCACCCGGCAACTCAAGGCTCGAAAATTCGCCTCTGCGGAAGAGTATGAGCACGCGCTGCGGGTTGGCATGGGGAAGATGTCGCAATTAGATGAGCAGGAATGCTATACCGTCTTTCCGCTAGAAGCATTCAAAACCAAAGAATTCAGCGACCAGCTGGAAATGGATGCGTTGTTTGTGTTGCGGTCGTACGGACTGGAAAACAAGTCTCAGACGCCAAACTTTGAGGCTATCCGGGATTTACTGTCCGTCCGCTTTCGGCTGCAGGCCGACAATACGGACGAGGACAACCCTTTTCTGCTAACTACAGGTGACAATACTGAATTCGTCAATCGACTGATTGAGAAGGACTGGGCGAGTGCCCGTTCGGTACGTTTTGTGAGCGATTCGGACAATCCCGCAGAACCTGCGGCCATCGTTCTGGTATTTGCTCAGCACCACCAAGGGATAGATGGCTATGAGTTGCTGCTGGATTTCTATCAGAATAATCAAGCTTCGATCGGCCTATCTACCGTTGGAGCGCGCATGAACTTATCCATCGAGACGGAGGGCGTACAAGAATCTCTTGTACTAAGAAACCTGGTTTATAGGCCCGAAGAGTTGGCAGCTTTCCAAGCAAATGTACCTGCTGACTCGAGTTTCATGTTTATGGTTGGTTTTGAGCATCAAGCTGAGCTGATTATGAGTGCTTCTCGGGAGCCTTTCTCCCCCCTTCTCATAAAAGACTATCAATACGAAGGGCCAACCACTTCAAACCAGATTCGCTGA
- a CDS encoding cupredoxin domain-containing protein → MDTTQLIVTLAGVGLLVFVGWFFFLAPHRVAAAVSSSAGIQQVDIMVKGGYSPDVIEVERGKPVQLNFYRDEENSCSEELLLPDFNIRRDLAPFKTTAIEFLPQQAGTFAFTCGMHMLRGSLVVK, encoded by the coding sequence ATGGATACCACTCAGCTAATCGTAACCCTGGCAGGCGTAGGCCTGCTAGTCTTTGTCGGCTGGTTTTTCTTTCTGGCCCCGCACCGGGTGGCCGCGGCCGTTTCCTCGTCGGCGGGCATCCAGCAGGTCGACATCATGGTGAAGGGCGGCTACTCGCCTGACGTCATTGAGGTGGAACGCGGCAAGCCCGTGCAGCTCAACTTTTACCGCGATGAGGAAAACAGCTGCTCTGAGGAGCTGCTGCTGCCCGACTTTAACATCCGGCGCGACCTGGCCCCGTTTAAAACTACGGCTATTGAGTTTTTGCCCCAGCAAGCCGGTACCTTTGCTTTCACCTGCGGCATGCACATGCTGCGGGGAAGCCTGGTCGTAAAATGA